One segment of Ricinus communis isolate WT05 ecotype wild-type chromosome 8, ASM1957865v1, whole genome shotgun sequence DNA contains the following:
- the LOC8289536 gene encoding protein AIR1, whose amino-acid sequence MAKEEKRKGKFDDKEEEEKAVIELSSGDEDDNEANEDLSLKIVEKALLMRAAKLAQNDNEIVVLDDDDDDEDDYNVSKNDSGVVGVSSGRDEAESVVVKEVKKKKKKKKIQKKEIENQYVVAAKEEGQVETVAKEEDRETIEKIVEVVENGEAGQLDENVDSHAVEVAQNMVLRKLLRGPRYFDSPDSGWSTCFNCGKEGHMAVNCPSFEKKRKPCFLCGGLDHGVKQCSKERLCIICKSVGHRPNRCPEKHKGGPQSSKVCLKCGDSGHDMFSCRNSYPLDDLKEIQCYICKNGGHLCCVNFVDNSPREVSCYKCGELGHTGSECSSLHDEATTTAPSSSCFRCGEEGHFVRDCTSSVKAGRRNHEQSTPTLRPHRENKEALGYKSAPQDLGKSRKKRKSKSGERSNTTPKKSKQRGGWLTEDPTGDFSQSKFKKNHWRSPSKLSYQGHKISTGTTGGHPGMSSSPSYKKMRNNHWGPSQLQGSASPFHQRYSASRFSNSSNAGFRRNYNDRWY is encoded by the exons ATGGCAAAGGAAGAAAAACGGAAAGGAAAATTTGatgataaagaagaagaagaaaaggcgGTGATAGAACTGAGCAGCGGTGACGAAGATGATAATGAGGCTAACGAGGATCTGAGCTTGAAGATTGTTGAGAAAGCGTTGTTAATGAGAGCTGCAAAATTGGCTCAAAACGACAACGAGATTGTCGTtttggatgatgatgatgatgatgaggatgatTATAATGTGTCTAAGAATGATAGCGGTGTTGTCGGTGTCAGTAGTGGCCGTGATGAGGCTGAATCGGTGGTGGTTAAGGAGgttaagaagaagaagaagaaaaagaagattcaaaagaaagaaattgaaaaccAATAT GTTGTTGCTGCAAAGGAAGAAGGGCAGGTGGAAACAGTTGCAAAGGAAGAAGATAGAGAAACAATTGAAAAGATAGTGGAGGTAGTGGAGAATGGCGAGGCAGGTCAATTAGATGAAAATGTGGATAGTCATGCTGTTGAAGTAGCTCAAAATATGGTGCTGCGAAAGCTTCTT CGAGGTCCGAGATACTTTGATTCCCCGGATAGTGGCTGGTCCACATGTTTTAATTGTGGAAAGGAAGGTCATATGGCTGTGAATTGTCCATCATTTGAGAAGAAGAGGAAACCTTGCTTTCTTTGTGGGGGTTTGGACCATGGTGTCAAGCAGTGTTCTAAG GAACGACTTTGCATTATTTGTAAATCAGTCGGTCACCGTCCAAACAGGTGTCCAGAGAAACATAAGGGTGGTCCACAGAGTTCAAAAGTTTGTTTGAAATGTGGAGACTCTGGGCATGATATGTTCTCATGCAGGAATAGTTATCCTCTTGATGATCTCAAG GAGATACAGTGTTACATCTGCAAGAATGGAGGCCATCTATGTTGTGTAAACTTTGTTGATAATAGTCCAAGAGAAGTTTCTTGCTACAAATGTGGTGAACTGGGTCATACTGGTTCA GAATGCTCAAGCTTGCATGATGAAGCCACCACTACAGCCCCATCTAGTTCATGCTTCAGATGTGGTGAAGAAGGACACTTTGTACGTGATTGCACAAGTTCTGTAAAG GCTGGGAGAAGGAATCATGAGCAATCAACCCCTACTTTGAGACCccatagagaaaataaagaagctTTGGGATACAAATCTGCTCCTCAAGATCTCGGCAAGTCTCGTAAAAAGAGGAAATCCAAGTCTGGAGAAAGAAGCAATACCACAcctaaaaaatcaaaacaaagaGGTGGATGGCTGACAGAAGATCCTACTGGGGATTTTTCCCAGTCAAAGTTCAAAAAGAACCATTGGAGGTCTCCTTCAAAACTATCATACCAGGGTCATAAGATTTCTACTGGAACCACTGGCGGTCATCCAGGTATGTCAAGTTCTCCATCTTATAAGAAAATGCGAAATAATCATTGGGGACCTTCACAATTGCAAGGTTCAGCTTCTCCTTTCCATCAAAGATATTCAGCTTCAAGGTTTAGCAACTCCAGCAATGCTGGATTCAGGAGAAACTATAATGACAGGTGGTACTAA